A section of the Akkermansia muciniphila genome encodes:
- a CDS encoding VWA domain-containing protein produces MIQFNSPEWFFLVPLLLAAGWKYKRLRLGSPLRLLLLACLLLALAQPVFNKGGSGMDLWVLVDKSNSAAGIPAAGAEEIQAILERHKHSGDSIRLVDFAQSAVLQGHGDPVFAGGTAGTDMEQALAYTMAQMQPDRVNRILMLTDGWPTTPLDHAAEQLIHSRIPVDYRLAVTRREADVRIEQIKTPVRIRPGEAFILEAALAGPPGPSVTVPWQISKNGGPPLKGEATLVNGKATVRLTDRLTTPGCSAYEMTITPQNDPIPENNRAVNFIEVTGGNNILLVSGYDRDPLAPYLEAQGFRVQRPANLRQLDARHLSGAGLVIINNLSASAIPADFLHALDYYVREQGGGLLMCGGRQSFGSGGYFSSPLDELLPVSMEMKKDKMKLITAMSIVLDRSGSMACSVSGGKTKMDLANAGACQTISLLSDQDFISVHAVDSAPHPIVTLTRLGPNRKQMLSTVSRIASMGGGIFIGEGLEAGWKELQRSVAGIRHLILFADADDSEEPANYRKTLKEMVKEGSTVSVIALGTEKSADAALLKEIAELGQGRIFFCDRPGDIPNIFAQETISVARAAFIRERTPLHGTAGWLQIAAQQPAWPPAVDGYNLCYLRDGATAACVTQDGNEAPLISFWNRGAGRAAAVTFAMGGEYGQTIQQWDGYGDLIQTLARWLNRQNPPQGYSVRADAAGDRLRVRLYYSDGNIPRLAEHMPEVSMEFSGKEGSRTQNGIWEHLQPGVFQCSFPLPHGVMARGAVRIGNSVIPFGPVSQQVDPEWAMPPAARNAFLDLVNRTGGRERMDLPSIFQEPRPGTSLQLRPFLLWGACALLVLDALFTKTGLLPRRRLPQNLPPTSPTGEK; encoded by the coding sequence GCTGGCGGCCGGCTGGAAATACAAGCGCCTGCGCCTGGGCTCCCCTCTGCGGCTCCTGCTCTTGGCCTGCCTCCTGCTAGCCCTGGCGCAGCCCGTCTTCAATAAGGGCGGCAGTGGCATGGACCTGTGGGTGCTGGTGGACAAATCCAACTCCGCCGCAGGAATTCCGGCCGCCGGAGCGGAGGAAATCCAGGCCATTCTGGAACGGCACAAGCATTCCGGAGACAGCATCCGCCTGGTGGACTTCGCGCAATCCGCCGTGCTTCAGGGACATGGAGACCCCGTCTTTGCCGGAGGAACCGCAGGAACGGACATGGAACAGGCCCTGGCCTACACGATGGCCCAGATGCAGCCGGACCGGGTGAACCGCATCCTGATGCTGACGGACGGCTGGCCCACCACGCCCCTGGACCATGCGGCGGAACAGCTCATCCATTCCCGCATTCCGGTGGACTACCGGCTGGCCGTCACCCGCCGGGAAGCGGACGTCCGCATAGAACAGATCAAGACCCCGGTCCGCATCCGGCCGGGGGAAGCCTTTATTCTGGAAGCCGCCCTGGCGGGACCTCCCGGCCCCTCCGTCACGGTTCCGTGGCAAATCAGCAAAAACGGAGGCCCTCCGCTGAAAGGGGAAGCCACCCTGGTTAACGGCAAGGCTACGGTGAGGCTGACAGACCGGCTCACCACTCCCGGCTGCTCCGCGTATGAAATGACCATTACCCCGCAGAACGACCCCATCCCTGAAAACAACCGCGCCGTCAACTTCATTGAAGTGACGGGAGGAAACAACATCCTGCTGGTCTCCGGCTATGACCGCGACCCCCTGGCCCCCTACCTGGAAGCGCAGGGCTTCCGCGTCCAGCGCCCCGCCAACCTGCGCCAGCTGGACGCGCGCCACCTCTCCGGCGCGGGACTGGTCATCATCAACAACCTCTCCGCCTCCGCCATACCTGCGGATTTTCTGCATGCCCTGGACTACTACGTACGGGAGCAGGGCGGCGGCCTGCTCATGTGCGGAGGCAGGCAAAGCTTCGGTTCCGGGGGTTACTTCTCCTCCCCCCTTGACGAACTGCTGCCCGTCTCCATGGAAATGAAAAAGGACAAGATGAAACTCATTACGGCCATGAGCATCGTTCTGGACCGTTCCGGCTCCATGGCCTGTTCCGTCTCCGGAGGGAAAACGAAAATGGACCTGGCCAACGCCGGAGCCTGCCAGACTATTTCCCTGCTTTCCGACCAGGACTTCATCTCCGTCCACGCCGTGGACAGCGCCCCGCACCCCATCGTCACCCTGACCAGGCTGGGGCCCAACCGCAAGCAAATGCTCTCCACCGTCTCCCGGATTGCCTCCATGGGCGGAGGCATCTTCATTGGCGAGGGACTGGAAGCGGGCTGGAAGGAACTTCAGCGCTCCGTGGCGGGAATCCGGCACCTGATTCTTTTTGCGGACGCCGACGATTCCGAGGAACCGGCCAACTACCGGAAAACCCTGAAAGAGATGGTCAAGGAAGGGAGCACCGTAAGCGTGATTGCCCTGGGAACGGAAAAAAGCGCAGATGCCGCACTGCTCAAGGAAATAGCGGAGCTGGGGCAGGGCCGCATCTTCTTCTGCGACCGCCCGGGGGACATCCCCAACATCTTTGCCCAGGAAACCATCAGCGTGGCGCGCGCCGCCTTCATCCGGGAACGCACGCCCCTGCACGGCACGGCAGGCTGGCTCCAGATCGCGGCGCAGCAGCCGGCGTGGCCCCCTGCCGTGGACGGCTACAACCTGTGCTACTTAAGGGACGGAGCTACGGCGGCCTGCGTGACGCAAGACGGAAACGAGGCGCCCCTCATCTCCTTCTGGAACCGGGGCGCGGGGCGGGCCGCCGCCGTCACGTTCGCCATGGGCGGCGAATACGGGCAAACCATCCAGCAATGGGACGGCTACGGAGACCTCATCCAGACCCTGGCCCGGTGGCTCAACAGGCAGAATCCCCCGCAGGGCTATTCCGTGCGGGCGGATGCGGCGGGGGACAGGCTCCGGGTACGCCTTTACTACAGTGACGGGAACATCCCGCGGTTGGCGGAACATATGCCGGAGGTATCCATGGAATTCTCCGGAAAGGAAGGCTCCCGCACGCAAAACGGCATTTGGGAGCATCTGCAGCCGGGCGTATTCCAGTGCAGCTTTCCGCTGCCGCATGGCGTCATGGCGCGGGGCGCGGTCCGCATCGGGAACAGCGTCATCCCCTTCGGCCCCGTCAGCCAGCAGGTGGACCCGGAATGGGCCATGCCGCCCGCGGCCAGGAACGCCTTCCTGGACCTGGTAAACCGCACCGGAGGCAGGGAGCGCATGGACCTCCCCTCCATTTTCCAGGAACCGAGGCCCGGCACAAGCCTTCAACTCCGCCCCTTCCTGCTGTGGGGAGCCTGCGCCCTCCTGGTGCTGGACGCCCTGTTCACCAAAACCGGGCTGCTCCCCCGCAGGCGG